A genomic window from Lotus japonicus ecotype B-129 chromosome 1, LjGifu_v1.2 includes:
- the LOC130732174 gene encoding uncharacterized protein LOC130732174, translating into MGVDYYHTLNVERNATEDDLKKAYRKLAMKWHPDKNPTNKKEAEANFKQISEAYDVLSDPQKRAIYDQHGEEGLKDRPPPGHENTNGFNPRNAEDIFAEFFGSSPFGFGSSGPGRSKRFPSDGGGAFSGFNGSDNIFRTYSERGNMPKKPPPVETKLPCRLEELYSGSTRKMKISRTVMDAKGRSIPETEILTIEVKPGWKKGTKITFPDKGNQQANQLPADLVFVIDEKPHEFFKRDGNDLIVSQRVSLAEAIGGTVLNLTTLDKRSLRVPVNEIVSPGYELVVANEGMPITKERGYKGDLRIIFEVKFPTRLTPEQRAGLKRALGG; encoded by the exons TTGAATGTGGAAAGAAATGCAACAGAGGATGATCTAAAGAAAGCATATAGAAAGTTGGCCATGAAATGGCACCCTGACAAGAACCCCACCAACAAAAAAGAAGCTGAAGCCAATTTCAAGCAGATTTCTGAGGCCTATGAT GTATTGAGTGATCCTCAGAAGAGGGCAATTTATGATCAGCATGGAGAGGAAGGGTTGAAAGATAGGCCACCACCTGGGCATGAAAATACAAATGGATTTAATCCCAGAAATGCAGAAGACATTTTTGCAGAATTCTTTGGAAGTAGTCCTTTTGGATTTGGATCATCAGGACCAGGGAGGTCCAAGAGATTCCCTTCTGATGGAGGGGGGGCATTTAGTGGATTCAATGGAAGTGACAACATTTTTAGAACATATAGTGAAAGGGGGAACATGCCAAAGAAGCCACCACCCGTAGAGACCAAATTGCCTTGCAGGTTGGAGGAGTTGTATTCTGGATCCACAAGGAAAATGAAGATCTCAAGGACTGTAATGGATGCCAAAGG AAGATCGATTCCAGAAACAGAGATATTAACCATTGAAGTGAAGCCAGGTTGGAAGAAAGGGACCAAGATTACATTCCCAGACAAAGGGAATCAGCAAGCAAATCAACTGCCAGCAGACCTTGTGTTTGTGATTGATGAGAAGCCTCATGAGTTCTTCAAGAGAGATGGGAATGACCTCATTGTGAGCCAAAGGGTGTCACTAGCAGAAGCCATTGGAGGAACTGTACTAAATCTCACAACACTTGATAAACGAAGCTTGCGTGTGCCTGTGAATGAAATTGTTAGCCCTGGTTATGAGCTGGTTGTTGCAAATGAAGGAATGCCAATAACAAAGGAGCGTGGTTATAAGGGTGATTTGAGGATCATATTTGAGGTTAAGTTCCCTACAAGATTGACGCCAGAACAAAGAGCTGGACTAAAGAGAGCATTGGGAGGCTGA